The Spiroplasma citri genomic sequence TGGTAAGGGAGCAAAGTGAACTGATGAGCAAATTGCAGCTGGGTTAGAAGGACAAAAAGAGCAACTAGTTCAAACTGCAAAAACTGATGCGCAAGACCCTTTTAATAGTAGTAAAAAAATTAATCAAAAAGCAATATGAAAAGATTTGTTCAACAATTATTCGACTAGTTTTGACTCATCCTATAGTCAAGTTGCTTTCCTTGCAAATGAAAATAAAGCAATTTTAAATAAAACAAATGATAATTTGGTTACAATGACTGGAAATGCAGAAAAAACAAATAATAAAAATTGAGTTAAAGAACATACTTGACCAGATGGCAAAAAAAGTCCTTATACACCTTCATCATTAAAAGTATTATCACCTATAGCATCGATTCTTGAATGATTCAATGATCCAAAAAATAGTTATAATCAAGGTTATAATCAAATTGACCAAAATCGAGGATATCAATCAGCACGTTATCTTGCAATTGCTATTCCTAATGTTACAATTCGCTTTGAGTTTCAAGGAGAACATAATCGTTTTACCTTTACAGTAACAATTGATAAATTAGTAGCATATGCAAATTACCTTGTTTACGAAAATCCAAATAGTACAAAAGATAATCCAAGTTACGGTCACCAATGATTTTTCCTAAGTTATGGTTTTTATGACTTTGAGAGTTTAAAAGATGATGATTATCATCACTATAATTTTAATGCTATTCCAGATGATGTTAAGATTGATAAAAATATTAAAGTTGCATTAGGATTTTTCAAAAAAAATGATGACAAAGGAATCTTGACAGCGGATGAAGATAAGGAAGTTGGTAAACGTGGTCAATTCCCGACTGCAGAAACAGATTATACTTTCCCAGCTCTAAAATGAAAAATTAATGTTAATTCGATTACTGACCAATATAAATAATGGATATTAAAATTCTGGCAATTGGTTCATTAGATAAAAAGTATTTGGTAATAGGTTGTGAAACTTTTCTTGAACGAATTAAGCATTATGCAAAATTAGAAATTATTGAATTAAAAGAAGTTAACAATAAAACTGAACAAGTAACAATTAATGAACAAACGGCATTAGTAATAAAAAAACTATTAGATTATCCGGAATATTATAAAATATTATTAGCCTCACAAGGACAAATATTAACAAGTGAACAAATTGCTGCATACATTACGGAAGTTAAAGATTTTAAAAAAGCAAAGTTATTATTTATTATTGGGGGTAGTCATGGTTTTAATAATAATGAACTATTACCAAAAGTTAATTTTCACCTGAGTTTTGGAGCAATAACTTTACCGCATCAATTATGTCGATTAGTATTATTAGAACAAATATATCGTAGTTTTAAGATAATTAATAATGAAATTTATCATAAAGTAATTTTAAAAAAAGAACAACCAGATTATATTTTTTTGGTTTTAGTTCTTTTTTTATTTTGGAGAGCTTGTTCCATCATTGCAATTTTTCGTTTTCGCGCTAATTCTGATAAAGCATTTGTATTTTTTTCTAATAATAATTGGCGATAATAAGGACTATTTTTTTTAGCTAATTTGATAACTTTAATTCGATCAGCAACAGTCATATTATTAACATCAATATAATTAGGATCATTTGCTTTAAAAGCTTGTTTTTTTAATTGATTATTCTTTTTTTCCGCATTTAATAAAATTTTATACATTGGATTATTTTTGTCAATAATTTTCTTTTTATCTAATTGTGGTTTTTTCTTTGTTTTACTGTAAATTTCATGACTTCGTGATGTTTTGCGTGCTAAACTTTCAATCTGGAGCTTAACCACTTGTTCTTTATGTTCTTGAATTTTTTGATAACGCAAATCATGCTCATTATCTTTTGTTTTTTTTCATATAATAGTTTTATTTTCTATCTGTTTTACCATTTTTCTCCTTACTTTTTAATATGTAGTTATTCTAGTTCTATTATAATATTAATTATAATGAGATGAAACAAAGAAGTAAAAAAAGATAAAATATTTCATTTTTTTCTTAAAAAAGACTTGCATTATTAATTATTATCCAATAAAATGAGTAAGCATGTATATTTTGTGGGAACATCTTTTTTGTTCTATCATTGATACACTGATAGGCGTTGTAAATGTTTACACAAAAAATATGAATAAATTAGGAGGAAAAGTAATGGCTCAAACTAAAATGAGAATTAAATTAAAAGGTTTTGATCATCGTGTGGTTGATCAATCAATTAAAAAAATCATTGAAGCAGCTCAATCCGCAGGAGTACAGGTAAAAGGGCCAATCCCTTTACCAACTGATCGTAATATCATTACTATTTTAAGAGCAACTCATAAATATAAAGATTCAAGAGAACAATTTGAAATGAGAACACATAAAAGAATTATTGATATTATTAATCCTGATGGTCCAAAGGTAATTGACACTTTAAAAAGAGTTCAACTACCAAGTGGTGTGGAAATTGAAATGAAATAAATAACCATTTTCTTAAGTTTAATTTATAGACAAGATATACATGACGTATTTTCAAGGAGGAAAGAAATGAAAGGAATCTTAGGACGCAAAATTGGTATGACACAAATTTTTGCTACCGATGGTAGATTAATACCAGTTACAGTAGTTGAAGTAGAACCAAATGTTGTTTTACGAGTGTTAACAAAAGAACAAAATGGTTATCAAGCGCTTCAATTAGCTGTTGAAGATAAAAGAATTAGCTTGGTTTCAAAACCAGACCAAGGACAATTCAAAAAAGCGAATACAACACCTAAGCGCTTCGTTAAAGAAATCAGAAATATGGATGGTTATAATCCTGGTGATATTATTAAAGCTGATATCTTTACTGCTGGGGAATTCGTTGATGTTACAGGAACTTCAAAAGGGAAAGGATTTACAGGTTCAATTAAAAGACACAACTATTCACGGGGGCCAATGGGACATGGTTCAGGTTATCACCGTGGCGTTGGGTCAATGGGAGCTATTGCCCCAAATCGAATTTTAAAATCTAAAAAAATGCCTGGACATATGGGAACCAAAAAAGTAACAATTCAAAATTTAGAAGTTATTGCAATTGATACTGAAAAAAATGCTTTATTAGTAAAAGGTTCAATTCCAGGTCCCAAAAAACAATTTGTAATTATTAAAGAAGCAATTAAAGGTTTAGAACCAAATACACCAACAGAACTAGTTAAAAGAACTGTTGAAACAAAAACACCAGAACCCAAAATAAAAGAAGAAAAACCAGTTGAAGTAGTTGTTGATGCATCAGTTGATACAACACCAACAGAAGTCACTGATGCACCAGCATCAAAGACAGAATAGTTTTGTAGAAAGGGATTTTAAAATGAAATTACAAGTACTTGATGCGAAGGGAACGAGCGTTAAAGAAATTAGTGTAAATGATGCCATTTGAGGAATTGAGCCACATCAGCAAGCAATGTTTGATGCTGTTATTGCGCAACAAGCCGCAATGCGTCAAGGTACACACAAAACTAAGACAAGAACTGAAGTATCTGGTGGGGGGAAAAAACCTTGAAGACAAAAAGGAACTGGTCGTGCTCGCCAAGGTTCAATTAGAGCACCACAATGAAAAGGAGGAGGGATTGTCTTTGGTCCAACTCCGGAGAAAAATTATTTAAAACATGTCAATAAGAAAGTTAGAAAATTAGCAATTAAATCTGCATTATCATTAAAAGTTCAAGATAAAAACATTATGATAATTGATCAATTTGGAATTGATAAACCTTCAACAAAAGCAATGGTTGAAGTCTTAAATAATTTAAAAGTTAATGGTGAAAAACTATTAATTATTACCACAGAAGGTGATGAAGTTAATTTTAAATCATCACGTAATATCGAAAAAGTAAATATAATTACATCAACTGGTATTAATATTTATGATTTATTAAATGCAAACAAATTATTAGTAACAGAACAAGCAGTAAAAGCAATTGAGGAGGTATACGCATAATGCATATTACAAATGTCATTAAAAAACCAATTTTATCAGAAAAAACATATCGTAATATGGCGAATGGGGTTTATACTTTTGAAGTTGCGCGTACTGCAAACAAAGTTCAAATTAAAAAAGCTTTTGAAAAAATCTTTGAAGTAAAGGTTGAAAAAGTTAATGTTATTAATTATGACCCAAAAGAAAAGAAAATGGGAAAATTTGTTGGAGAGACAACATACGCAAAACGTGCAGTTATTAAATTAAAACCAGGTGAGAAATTAGATTTATTAGGAGAAGATAAATAATTCCAGGATACACTATCTGGGACTGTTTATTGGCGAAATAGGAGGATAAATAACAATGCCAATTAAGAGTTTTAAACCAGTCACACCAAGTCGTCGTAATATGACGTCATTAGATTTTTCCGTGCTGACAACTGACCGCCCGGAAAAATCATTAGTTGAAACTAGGAAAAAACATGCTGGTCGTAATAACCAAGGAGTTATTACAACAAGACATAAAGGTGGCGGCCACAAAGTTAAATATCGTATTATTGACTTTAAACGTAATAAGGATAATATTGTTGGAAAAATTGCAACAATTGAATATGATCCAAATCGTAATGCCTTTATTTGTTTAGTTAATTATGTTGATGGTGAAAAAAGATATATTTTGGCACCAAAAACCATTAAAATTGGAATGCAAATTGTTAGTGGTGAGAAGACGGATATTAAAGTTGGAAACTGCATGAAATTAAAAAACATTCCAGAAGGGACTGTTCTACATAATTTAGAATTACGTCCAGGCAAAGGTGGGCAATTAGCTCGTTCAGCAGGTTCATCAGTGCAATTATTAGGGAAAGATGAAGATGGCAAATATGTCACAATTCGGTTAACATCAGGTGAAGTTCGTAAGGTTTTAGGAGAATGTCGAGCAACAGTTGGTGAAGTTGGAAACGAAGATTATGCCCTAGTAAATTGAGGAAAAGCGGGACGAAACCGTTGACGTGGAATTCGTCCAACTGTTCGTGGGTCAGTTATGAACCCAAATGACCACCCGCATGGTGGGGGAGAAGGTAAAGCTCCAGTTGGGCGAAAAGCACCAATGACACCATGAGGTAAAAAAGCATTAGGGGTCAAAACTCGTAACAAGAAAAAAGCTTCAACTAAATTAATCGTTAGAAGACGTACTAAATAATCTTACTAATTAGGGTCAATCCGACAAATAATAGTTGAAAGTAAAAATCAAAATTAGAGAGATTATATATAGGAGGTAAAACGATGTCACGAAGTCTGAAAAAAGGGCCATTTGTTGATAAACATTTACAAAAAAAAGTTGAAGCGTTGAATGCTGCGAATAAAAAAGAAGTTGTTAAAACTTGATCAAGAAGAAGCGTTATCTTCCCAGAGTTTATTGGTCATACTTTTGCTGTCCACAATGGAAAAGAACATATCCCAGTTTATGTTACCGAAGATATGGTTGGTCATAAATTGGGAGAATTCTCACCAACGAGAAAATTTGGTGGACATGGCGACGATAAGAAGAAGAAAAAATAATTAAATTCAGAAAGTGAGTATTTATATAAATGGATGTAAGAGCAAACTTAAGAAGTATTAGAATATCGCCGCGAAAAGTAAGACTAGTTACCGATTTAATTCGGAATAAAAAAGTGGGAGACGCAATAGTTATTCTTAACAACACAAACAAAAAATCATCAGTTCCAGTTCAAAAATTAGTTAAATCAGCGGTAGCAAATGCTGTTAATAATAATGGATTGGATGCTGATCGCTTATTTATTAAAGAAATCTTCGTTAACGAAGGACCAACATTAAAACGTTTCCGTCCGCGTGCACATGGACGAGCATATGAAATATTGAAGAGAACAAGTCATATCACAGTTACTGTTAGTGATGGGCAACAATAAGAAAGGAAGATAACAAGAGATGGGTCAAAAAGTTAGTCCAACAGGATTACGAGTTGGAGTTATTAAAACGTGAGATTCAAGATGATACGCTGAAAAGCAAGAATATGTCAAATGATTGCATCAAGATATCAAGATTAGAAAAGCTCTAATGAAAGAATTAAAAGGAGCAAGTGTTTCTAAAATTGAAATTGAACGAACAAAAAAAGAAATTGTTATCTTTATTAGAACTGCTCGTGTTGGTGTTGTCTTAGGACAAGAAGGAAAAAACATCGCAAAATTAGTAAAATTAGTACATATTACAATTGGCGATCGTAAAATGGAAGTAAAAATTAATGTTGTTGAAATTAAAAACCCGGACACTGATGCACAATTAGTGGCAAATACCATTGCTGAACAGATTGTTAATCGTGCATCATTTAGAAGTGTACAAAAATTGGCAATTAAAAAAGCAATGAAAGCTGGAGCACAAGGAATTAAAACTTCCGTTTCAGGACGTTTAGGAGGCGTAGATATGGCGCGAACAGAAGGATATACCAAAGGAACCGTCCCATTAGCAACTTTACGTAGTGATATTGATTCTGCTTTAGCAGAAGCTTTAACAACCTATGGCCAAATTGGAGTTAAAGTTTGAATTTGTAAGGGAGAAATCTTAAGCAAAGAATTAGTTTCCACAAGTGATGAAAAACCAAAGTTTGAAAAACGCGATTTTAATCGTTCAAACAATAATCGTCGTGATCAAGCACCAAAATCACATCCTGTTGCTAAGGAGGCAAAATAATGTTATTACCAAAAAGAACAAAATATCGTCGTCCGCATCGTATTAAATATGAAGGAAAAGCAAAAGGAAATACGAAAGTAGATTTTGGAGAATTTGGATTAAAATCACTAGATGGAGCCTGAATTACAAACCGCCAAATTGAAGCAGCGCGGATTGCGATGACACGTTATATGAAACGTTGAGGAAAAGTTTGAATTAGAATTTTTCCTCATATGGCAAAAACAAAAAAACCATTAGAAGTTCGAATGGGTTCAGGAAAAGGTTCACCTGAAGAATGAGTAGCAGTTGTTAAAACAGGAACTGTTATGTTTGAAGTAGCAGGGGTTTCCGAAGAAACTGCCCGTGAAGCATTACGATTAGCAATGCATAAATTACCAGTAAGATGTAAGATTGTTAAAAAAGGAGAAGAGTAAGAGATGAATGATTTAACCAAAAAATCAGTTGAAGAATTGAAAAAACTGGAAGAAGAATCACGTGCTGAATTATTTGCGTTACGATTCCAATCAGCAATGGGGAATTTAGAAAAACCACATCGCATTGGGGAATTAAAAAATCAAATTGCTCGCATTTTAACAATCTTATCTGCTCGTAAAAATTCTGGGGAAAATACAGCAATTAATGTTAAAGTTAATTTAAATGAAACATATGCGAAAATTGAAAAAGAATCACAAGCATTTGCAAAACAACGCAAGGCAAAAATTGAACAAATGATGGCTGAGCAACAAGCTGCTGAAGGAAAAATGGCAAATTTAATGGATTTACCAGTAAATGATGCAATGGATTTAACAGAAGAACAAGCTGTTGTTTCAACACCAACAGGAGAAACAAATGGTCTTGATGAACAAAAAGCACCAGTTGCTGCAAAGAAACCAGCCGCTGCTAAAGATTTTCCTAAGCAAAAAGATGTTGTGGAAGAAAAAACTGCAACTGGAAAACCAGCCGCACCATCTGCTAAAAAAGCACCAGTGGCTAAAAAAGATGTTGCACAAGAAACTAAAACTGATAAGGATGCAGCATTAAAAGCTTTAATTAAAGAAAAAGCTGCGGCAAAGAAACCAGCCGCAAAAAGTAAAACATCAACACCAAGCGGCAAAACAACAGTGACTGTTAAATCAGTTACTTCTGCTAAAGCAGATATTGAAGTACCGAAAGAAACATCAAAACCAGTACCAACAAAGACTGTCAAAAAAGCAGCTGAACTTAATGCAAAAGAAAAATTAGTAGCAATTAAAAGTTCTGTTGCGATGGGTGGTACTGCAAAAGAGCCTGGGTCAGGAGTTAAG encodes the following:
- a CDS encoding lipoprotein, coding for MRKLLSIFAATTLVTTSAASAVACSGAPQGNLIPIFMYNGNQKFSHAPTVTRKSINGIDDVTQSGKDENGAPYEYSLQGGRMGLINGLINNAINPILNGINLTKDNSATTGKGAKWTDEQIAAGLEGQKEQLVQTAKTDAQDPFNSSKKINQKAIWKDLFNNYSTSFDSSYSQVAFLANENKAILNKTNDNLVTMTGNAEKTNNKNWVKEHTWPDGKKSPYTPSSLKVLSPIASILEWFNDPKNSYNQGYNQIDQNRGYQSARYLAIAIPNVTIRFEFQGEHNRFTFTVTIDKLVAYANYLVYENPNSTKDNPSYGHQWFFLSYGFYDFESLKDDDYHHYNFNAIPDDVKIDKNIKVALGFFKKNDDKGILTADEDKEVGKRGQFPTAETDYTFPALKWKINVNSITDQYK
- the rpsJ gene encoding 30S ribosomal protein S10, producing the protein MAQTKMRIKLKGFDHRVVDQSIKKIIEAAQSAGVQVKGPIPLPTDRNIITILRATHKYKDSREQFEMRTHKRIIDIINPDGPKVIDTLKRVQLPSGVEIEMK
- the rplC gene encoding 50S ribosomal protein L3; translation: MKGILGRKIGMTQIFATDGRLIPVTVVEVEPNVVLRVLTKEQNGYQALQLAVEDKRISLVSKPDQGQFKKANTTPKRFVKEIRNMDGYNPGDIIKADIFTAGEFVDVTGTSKGKGFTGSIKRHNYSRGPMGHGSGYHRGVGSMGAIAPNRILKSKKMPGHMGTKKVTIQNLEVIAIDTEKNALLVKGSIPGPKKQFVIIKEAIKGLEPNTPTELVKRTVETKTPEPKIKEEKPVEVVVDASVDTTPTEVTDAPASKTE
- the rplD gene encoding 50S ribosomal protein L4 — its product is MKLQVLDAKGTSVKEISVNDAIWGIEPHQQAMFDAVIAQQAAMRQGTHKTKTRTEVSGGGKKPWRQKGTGRARQGSIRAPQWKGGGIVFGPTPEKNYLKHVNKKVRKLAIKSALSLKVQDKNIMIIDQFGIDKPSTKAMVEVLNNLKVNGEKLLIITTEGDEVNFKSSRNIEKVNIITSTGINIYDLLNANKLLVTEQAVKAIEEVYA
- the rplW gene encoding 50S ribosomal protein L23, coding for MHITNVIKKPILSEKTYRNMANGVYTFEVARTANKVQIKKAFEKIFEVKVEKVNVINYDPKEKKMGKFVGETTYAKRAVIKLKPGEKLDLLGEDK
- the rplB gene encoding 50S ribosomal protein L2, which codes for MPIKSFKPVTPSRRNMTSLDFSVLTTDRPEKSLVETRKKHAGRNNQGVITTRHKGGGHKVKYRIIDFKRNKDNIVGKIATIEYDPNRNAFICLVNYVDGEKRYILAPKTIKIGMQIVSGEKTDIKVGNCMKLKNIPEGTVLHNLELRPGKGGQLARSAGSSVQLLGKDEDGKYVTIRLTSGEVRKVLGECRATVGEVGNEDYALVNWGKAGRNRWRGIRPTVRGSVMNPNDHPHGGGEGKAPVGRKAPMTPWGKKALGVKTRNKKKASTKLIVRRRTK
- the rpsS gene encoding 30S ribosomal protein S19 yields the protein MSRSLKKGPFVDKHLQKKVEALNAANKKEVVKTWSRRSVIFPEFIGHTFAVHNGKEHIPVYVTEDMVGHKLGEFSPTRKFGGHGDDKKKKK
- the rplV gene encoding 50S ribosomal protein L22, with amino-acid sequence MDVRANLRSIRISPRKVRLVTDLIRNKKVGDAIVILNNTNKKSSVPVQKLVKSAVANAVNNNGLDADRLFIKEIFVNEGPTLKRFRPRAHGRAYEILKRTSHITVTVSDGQQ
- the rpsC gene encoding 30S ribosomal protein S3 translates to MGQKVSPTGLRVGVIKTWDSRWYAEKQEYVKWLHQDIKIRKALMKELKGASVSKIEIERTKKEIVIFIRTARVGVVLGQEGKNIAKLVKLVHITIGDRKMEVKINVVEIKNPDTDAQLVANTIAEQIVNRASFRSVQKLAIKKAMKAGAQGIKTSVSGRLGGVDMARTEGYTKGTVPLATLRSDIDSALAEALTTYGQIGVKVWICKGEILSKELVSTSDEKPKFEKRDFNRSNNNRRDQAPKSHPVAKEAK
- the rplP gene encoding 50S ribosomal protein L16, whose amino-acid sequence is MLLPKRTKYRRPHRIKYEGKAKGNTKVDFGEFGLKSLDGAWITNRQIEAARIAMTRYMKRWGKVWIRIFPHMAKTKKPLEVRMGSGKGSPEEWVAVVKTGTVMFEVAGVSEETAREALRLAMHKLPVRCKIVKKGEE
- the rpmC gene encoding 50S ribosomal protein L29; translated protein: MNDLTKKSVEELKKLEEESRAELFALRFQSAMGNLEKPHRIGELKNQIARILTILSARKNSGENTAINVKVNLNETYAKIEKESQAFAKQRKAKIEQMMAEQQAAEGKMANLMDLPVNDAMDLTEEQAVVSTPTGETNGLDEQKAPVAAKKPAAAKDFPKQKDVVEEKTATGKPAAPSAKKAPVAKKDVAQETKTDKDAALKALIKEKAAAKKPAAKSKTSTPSGKTTVTVKSVTSAKADIEVPKETSKPVPTKTVKKAAELNAKEKLVAIKSSVAMGGTAKEPGSGVKIDLELKAKDPNAKEYTYGTNWKENRDKILTASKTTKKADDKTTKKGTGKK